DNA sequence from the Pelagibaculum spongiae genome:
CAATTCGGGGCGCATTGTTGCCAGATTGTGCTTCGATTTCTGTGATTTGGCGCACGTACTTACTAACACCAAAAGCAAAAATTGACTCAAGTCGTTTTTCTAACAATGAGAATACAACCGGGTTAGCCGTTTGCTGACATTGTAAAAAAGAAACGCCTGGTTCATATATCCAAACATCTACACCATTAAGTAGTGCATTTAAAATGGCTTCAACTCGAGCGTCTTCTGCTTTGGCTTCAGCCAGCAGGCTTAAGAAAGGCAAATCCATTTCACTAATTAGAATCGGCTGCTGATCTTCGCCACCACCTTGTGAAAATGGCTGCAGTTCATAGCAATCAAAATCAGATAAATCTTCTGGAATAGCACCTAAAACGCGCAATGCCTGCTTTGGTTGCAGTGCCTGTAACACACTATTATCTGACAAAGCCGCCATCACGGTACGCGTAATCTGATCTATTAATTGCTCATTAATCATGATTAAACACGGCCTCCAGCTGCCTGATTTTTCAACTGCATTGCATCCATAGCACTAATTGCAATACCTAGCGGTGTAATTAAAAATGGATTAACTGGTTTATGAGTTGCTACACCTGTTTGCTTTTCAATAATATTTTCAAAATCAGGTAAGCAACAAGTACCACCGGCTAAGTACAAGTTATGAACTTCGTGGCCCACTAGATGGTTTTTTACCAAAGTGCCCATTTTTTCAATTACTGGCCGCACGATACCAACAATTTCTCTATGGCGAGAACTGTCTTTTTTTAATGTTTCGGCTTCATCAAATGGAATACGGAAATTACCCGCTAATACCAGAGATAAATGGGTACCACCGGTTGGCTCGTCCATGGTGTAAATGACTTTGCCATCTTTAAATATCGATAAACCGGTAGTGCCACCACCAATATCAATCACGCCGCCATTCTGAATTTCCAACACACGGTTTGCTGCGGTCGGTTCATCCAGCATATTGATAATTTCTAAGCCACAAGCTTCAACCACATACTTATGGGCTTTACATTCTGCTTCTGCGGTATTGGAAGGCATGGCAATTGCGGCATATTGCAATTCAAAACTAGTTCTGCCAGTTTTTTCACAAATACGCTGTTCAAGCTTTTCTTTAAGTTGGCGAACAATTCTTTGGGCGCCCATAAAGTCGACCACTAGGCCATCTTTAAGTACCTGGGCAAACTGCATCTCAGTTGCGACAGCTTGCCCATTTTCGTTTAGCACCACTAAAACAATATATGCGGTACCTAAATCGACACCAACAACCAGTTTGGATGGATCAGTAATTTCACCCACTTCTTCAAGGCTTTTTTCGACAGCCTCAATTCGGCGTTTTACCTTTTCGCAATCAAAATTGCTAGCCAATTGAAATACTCCTAATAAAGCAGCTGTCTAACGCAGAAACTACGCTAGCCACATACGCTTTATCAAACTTTCAAAAAAGCCAGCGATTTCAAATAAAACACTGGCCTAATTAAAATAAAATTTATTTAAAACGAACCGACTAGCAGGATCTCGCGATCACTTCACCAACAGTGTTCGGCATGAGATCGACCGCATTCGCTTCATCAAAATCGATGTGCATGGATAATGAAAAACGAGAATTAACTCGAACCAATACATCATTAAACGTAATGCCGCGGCCACATTGTACTTTCACGTCAACTT
Encoded proteins:
- the eutJ gene encoding ethanolamine utilization protein EutJ, which gives rise to MASNFDCEKVKRRIEAVEKSLEEVGEITDPSKLVVGVDLGTAYIVLVVLNENGQAVATEMQFAQVLKDGLVVDFMGAQRIVRQLKEKLEQRICEKTGRTSFELQYAAIAMPSNTAEAECKAHKYVVEACGLEIINMLDEPTAANRVLEIQNGGVIDIGGGTTGLSIFKDGKVIYTMDEPTGGTHLSLVLAGNFRIPFDEAETLKKDSSRHREIVGIVRPVIEKMGTLVKNHLVGHEVHNLYLAGGTCCLPDFENIIEKQTGVATHKPVNPFLITPLGIAISAMDAMQLKNQAAGGRV